The Anguilla anguilla isolate fAngAng1 chromosome 2, fAngAng1.pri, whole genome shotgun sequence genome contains the following window.
CCTCCTGGTACTCAGACACCGTCTCTTTCACTATGTCTAATATCTCTTGGGCAACCACCATTAAACGCTCTGTCAAATAAGAGTTTAAGATCTGTAGTTTAGTCATTATAGAACAGTCTTGGACGACGTTCACGCgaccaaaacacaacacagccaAAGAACCTAATGTGGACAGCTGTTAGACGCTTTTCCGGTGGTAACAACGGTaagattttcaaaataaaagcgggCGAAATAATTTTGTATAATTAAATGATTAGAATTAACGCCACCAACTTAAACCACTGTAACCTTATATATGTACCATTACTTGgaattatttttcctgttatATTTAAAGAAAGCTGACCATCTTCAAGGGCAGCAATCAAGCGATGATATAACTGTGTATTTGATCAAGTCTTAATTGAACTCCTATAGAGTTAAAAGTAAATGAATATGAGCCAGGTAGTTTCCTTCAGTGTTGCCCACCTGGCCAGGTCAAGTAAAAAGTGAGCATTAACAGGAAATGAAAGTTGTTGTTGTACTTCCAAAGAAGTACAATTGAAATTCCCTCAGgtactaaaacactgaaaacaattcaAATGGCATTCACTGCTAGCTAATGTAACTTACAAGTTAAAGTAGATTAATGTTTAATTAGCAAGATAGAAAGGATGGTAGCAGAATACTATTGATTACCCATTGTTTTTCAAACCAATTTACACATATTGCCTCAATTCTTTTAGCATAGTTCCCTCCTCATGGTGTAACCTTAACGTGGACTTGGGTTGTTTTAACATTAGCTGCGAGTTAGGTTGATGCATTCTTTTTGCTATAGCCATTAGCTAGATCCTAATGTATGCTGTTGGTAGGTCTGAAGAGGCTCTGGAACTGTACTGGAACTGTACTACTGGGGTGGGGCTGTGAAATGATTAACCAACCAGACATAATGGCAGACATTTACCATCACAAATCAGGTTACAGCAAGCCGATGAAAATTTTCCAGACACTGTTAGTGTTTGGAATCGAAATGACTGTATCTCTGCTGAAGTTGACAAACACCGGCAAAGTGATCTTCAggcaatgcaaaatattttatttggacTGACGACCAACAAGtatgtgacatttaaaataatttggcaaCAACGTCAAGaagtatgcaaaaaatatacaCAGGCTGACCTAAAGAGGCCAAGAATAAACACATAGGTGCACACAACAGAATGAAGAttagtaaaataatttaaatcacaGAACTCTAAGCTTGTCTAAGCTCAAACAATTTCTCACATAACATTATCTAAATTACAAATCTTGTACTTTTTTGAGATGTGAGGGAGTACGTAGGTGGTCATTGAGGTGTGTTCTTCTATTATAAGCCTTCCCACAAGGAATACAGCAATACGGTCTCTCTCCAGTGTGGATTCTACAGTGAACCTTGAGGGTGTCTGATCCAATGAACCTCTTCCCACAAACATTGCAAATATAAGGTTTCTCTCCAGTGTGAATTCGAAGGTGCGCATTTACATGTCCTATTTGTTTAAAACGTTTCCCACATTGAGGACAGCTGtacggtttctctcctgtgtgaatTCTCTGATGCACTTTAAAATGTCCCGCATGGTTAAAGCATTTCCCACACTCTGTGCAGCAATATGGTTTTTCCATGTGAATTTGTACATGCAATTTCAGGTCATAGGCATGACTGAAAGACTTCCCACATTCAGGACAGCAGTATGATCTCTGTCCGTcatctgtttcctgtgtttcttCGGCCTCCTGTGCTTCAGATTGTGATGCAGACCAGCCTTCTACACCACTGCCATTTGCATTGTTCACACTGTCTGAATTTAATTCACTGAAGGACTCAGTGAGCTTTTCTGTCACACGGTAATCCACTCCATTTGGCTCTGCTTTAATCTGGCTAGATGCCATATTAGGTAATGAGTCCACTTCTTCCTTGTTAATTTGTATCTTGAATAGATGGGAAGGACTGGAGTTCACCAAGTTATGACCAAGCTCACTTTTCACACAAGGTGCTGTCAATATTGATCCTGTCCTTTCATATGCCTGTGTATTCAGTTCTAGTGTACAACATTCAGAATGATCACTTGACTGACTTGTCATCCGACCACACACTGGGTCCTCTTCTCTGTGTCTGATTCTGTGCTCCTCTGTGATCTCCTGTTTCTTTTCAGTCAGAGTGAGATCTGTGTCCTGCCTTAGACTGGAGCTCCACTCCTGTTCACCAAGTTGCTGCTCTAAGTGAGACTTTCCTccagagacaggaagagcagcaggCTGTGCACCTGCTAGATGGAGAGACAGCATGGTTGTAAGGCATTCAGTAGAGCGAAAACactcaaaaacagacacagTATGCATCAGTACAGCAGTATGAAATTGTGGTCACAGTATATTTCAATAAAGATttaaattttgtatattttaatatagattttttaatatagacactataatttaaacataattaagCTTAATGcatgacaaaattattttttggccCTTCTGATATACAAACGGGAATATGTAAGGGCTACATCAAAATCCAATTTGGTTTTCAATTAAATTGCTTTTTAATAATCACACtcttggaaaaagaaaaataagccaTAGTTTTCTCATGCACAAACTAGTGTTAATAAGCATTGAAGTACATTCCCATAATTGTTTCCAAAATGTTGACTACAATCTTAAGAATGACATAAGAGTGAATGCACTGTAAATAAGGCAGaagtcaaaataaacaaaactagaTGGGTAGCATGTCCAGCTTAACAGCAGGATGGCCTgataatgtttattttccttttttctgtacAGTTTGGAATCTCATGTCCTGCCACTGCACACAAGAAGCACTGCAGGTGAAATGCATTCATTGGAAGGATCCAATGGTAATGCAGCAGCTGAGAGACACTCTGAACAGCATTGAGAGAAACTACCATCTGGTAGTTGTAGTTGTCAAACATGATGACAAATTAAGGGCGATGCAcccattacacagcacagtgagattGCTCCTTGGCGATAAGAATAATACTCAAATTTGGTTAGCTGTAGTTTCACTTTTCCATATTCTCAAAGCATCACGGGCAGTGGGTGGCAACAATGACCACCAATGAAAGTCAGCAAGAGGCACTTAAATGTCATTAACGTAATTATTCCAACCAGAGGCAGCAAAGCAACCATTTAGGCTACTAGTAGCATATAGACAAGTAGCAAGACAGGAGGAAAGGATGTATGTGGTATGCCAGTGAACTGACCTACAGCTCAAAGGAGAAATGGAACAATGCTGGgaatgcaacaaaatattttttataccaACATTAACTTCAGGTGTATTTTTAAGGCTATAATGAAAATCAAATACATCCAAGCATCACATGCAATTTTTCTCTCCCTAATATTGACTTTTCTCAACAGTCATTTGTGAATGAGAGACCAGGTATTTACGTAGGCTAATGATTTAGAAGAAATGTTACTGCTGTGTTTTGACACAATCCCACTCCAAACCCTTCGTGTAAGGCAATACAGTAATGTAGCCCTATTTAAAAGTAGGAATTTTGGACTCAATtttctcatcaaaataaaaaaatttcagttttgatgCTTGTTTATGACAGACCAATTCCTGCAAAATGTTTGACCGAATTTGAGTGAAATATAGGCCTACTAAAAAAGTGTACATTTTGAACTGAAGTCTCACTTTTAAATTGAATTCTCTAACTTTTCACACTTGGCTAAAACAGACCAGGTCGTCAAATACCTCTGACCCAATTTTGGTTACATTTTACTACCAATCAAACAGTAGTGATCCCACTCCAAATATTCTGTGTTTATACAGGCATATTGAAAAAAGATACCCGTTTGAAATTCtccaggaaaataaaatgtctcaAACTTTTGACACTCATTTATGACAAAACAGGTCCAGATGTAGGTTACTGTAGGTTATCTGGTGTAATATAGTCGTAgcgtttttatttaaatactccAAACTTCATGTAAACCAATGCAGGCCTATTGAACAAGGGACATTTTGGATTGGATTAAAAGTAGACTGGCTCAGGTGAATAAATCGGGAGGTCATGGGTAAACAATACTTACTGTGCCAAATTCTTTCAGGCTCGAGTCCAACTTCACGGAGCTTCCACTGCAGACGTTCATTCTCTCGCTTTGTTTGAGCAGTTTCGTCCTGGTACTCAGACACCGTATCTCTTACCACCTCCAGTATCTCTTGGACAGCCACCATCAAACGTTCGGTCAAAAAAGCGCGTAATAGCTCTAATTTAGTCATGTTCGCTCAGATGTCGCAAATAGAAGGCCACTTTGTCGTATTGGAATTCATATGGGCTTGTTAGCTAGATAACAAAACTAAATCTCGCTGTTGCAAGCCACCACGCCTCTCACTCTTTTCATGTCTtacaattcatgttttttttacgcACAAACGTGCTTCATTATGTATTTATCCCTAacacataaataattaatgcagGTCACAGAAAACTTTACAACAATAACTGCTTGTCAGTTAAACAACGTACTTATGTATTAGGCTACAGCCCACCTCCGCACAAACAAATCACCTCAGATATCTGCAGGTTGCCGCATGCACTATAGAACATATCGTAATACGTCAGTTAAACAATATTGCATCCCCCGCTCTTAGGAGTTAAAACTGGActcaataaagaaaataacttcCGGTAACCACCAGAGCGGtaaaatttcacaataaaagatATTGACCTTCACGTACTGCGCTTGCCTTCTTCTTCATTATTGATGAGTGCCACAGATTTAGAGCTTCTCAGCATCTGGTTAACATGTTTCAAATTCAGTAAAATTGTGCATATCAGCATATACAACAGTGCCATCTGGATAAAATAGTCAATTGCTCTTGAGAGTGGCTGGGGTCAAGACTGAAGTCTGTTGATCTGTCACTTTACAGCTCAATCGGATGCACTTTATTAAAGTGTGTACAAACAAGGGTAGGCTATGAAAAACTGGGGAATTATTCTTTGTATagttcagaaaacaaaatgtacagtttttACTTTTCAACAAATCATCTGTTTATAATGACAACATATaacacaataattttaaatgttatttaatttcataattcataCTTTTTCTTATTGACAATATTTCTTTATGAATTCCTGTGACTCCTAAACTTAGTAACAGTATGTATTTGCTTTACGGTACAAACTGGCACTGCTCAGGGATGTAATCCACTCACAATAACCAACAGTCTTATCTTGTCTCAGTTTATCcgtgcttgtctgtgctctcctgaactGACAGAGAAGCTAATTATTCAGATGTCAAAAAAGTTCCCACAAAAATGCAATGATTGAGTCAGAGATGTGTATCACTAAATATGCATCAGACAGTATGAGGCTTTAATGGAGAAGATATAACACCGGTTgcgctagcccatggaatgctgtgTCTTTGGAAcccaggacatttcaaaatcagcAATTTACACTAATTTACTTGCATTATGATGAAAATAGCCTTTTGCCATGTGTTGACTCACAAtaacaacacaataaatatatgCCGTTTagaattttattatgacacttaTAACAGAAGCTGGATGAAATAGCAGGattagcaaaatgaaaaaagccacaaatatgtttgacattttgatgaaaacaaatttttgccACGCAGcctaataatattaaaacactaGGATTGGTTTCTGTTTTAACTTACTCATGTTCAGCAAGCTAGCTAAGGTGTGACATCTCATTCTTGACTTCTCATTCAAATTATGCTTCACTTCTGCTTCTTTCAGTGCCAGTACCAACAGCTGTGTAAAGACTAAGATCAATAAAtgacacaaatgtcagacactgaaagccaattggctcaaagaaacaggagtaattattttgttgtggtaaaTCTGGGTAATTGcacattacataaaataaaacattgaaacatTTGGGTTTATAGGaggcaatgtatttttttccagcattttggatttttttctgtgttaaaaacacagaatcctGCATTAATGTGACCAGTGATATAAGAATTGTTTCAAGCAGACAGTAACATGGAAAAAGATCATTTGAAGGCCGTTGCATTGTTTAACCCAAAGCCTGTATCCagatatacacactcacatatctTACATGGACTGAATGTGTAGAACACGACTCATTCCACTCTTGTCTGCAATAAGATAAATATGTTGCTTACTTTTCCAACAGAGAAGTACTACTGATTgtagacagagaaaaaaactggcCATTTTATTCAATTGATTAGGCATGTATAGCTTTAAAGTTTGTAAAGTTTCAGCAGAGTTAAAGGAAATGTTTATGACAAAccaacaaaaatgaacagaacaataAGTGAGCATTAAGGATATGACAATTACTGAAagaaacatgagaaaagcacatggAAGTGAAAGTCCCATGGAATCAAGCTACATTAAGCATATTTGAGCATCTGTCTTTCTTTaatgaggaaaaacattttttaataaacattcgaaaaatgacaatacattaattataattattatgactGCAGATTTTTAAGACGCGAGTGGGTACGCAAGTGGTGATTTAGGTGGGTCCTCCTATTGTAAGTCTTCCCACACAAGGAGCAACAATatggtctctctcctgtgtgagtTCTACAGTGAATCTTGAGGGTGCCTGATTCAATGAATCCTTTCCCACAAATATTACAGACGTAAGGTTTTTCTCCAGTGTGAATTCGAACATGTACATTTAGATGTCCTATTTGTTTG
Protein-coding sequences here:
- the LOC118220248 gene encoding zinc finger protein 2-like isoform X1, encoding MTKLELLRAFLTERLMVAVQEILEVVRDTVSEYQDETAQTKRENERLQWKLREVGLEPERIWHTGAQPAALPVSGGKSHLEQQLGEQEWSSSLRQDTDLTLTEKKQEITEEHRIRHREEDPVCGRMTSQSSDHSECCTLELNTQAYERTGSILTAPCVKSELGHNLVNSSPSHLFKIQINKEEVDSLPNMASSQIKAEPNGVDYRVTEKLTESFSELNSDSVNNANGSGVEGWSASQSEAQEAEETQETDDGQRSYCCPECGKSFSHAYDLKLHVQIHMEKPYCCTECGKCFNHAGHFKVHQRIHTGEKPYSCPQCGKRFKQIGHVNAHLRIHTGEKPYICNVCGKRFIGSDTLKVHCRIHTGERPYCCIPCGKAYNRRTHLNDHLRTPSHLKKVQDL
- the LOC118220248 gene encoding zinc finger protein 2-like isoform X3, whose protein sequence is MFYSACGNLQISEVICLCGEILEVVRDTVSEYQDETAQTKRENERLQWKLREVGLEPERIWHTGAQPAALPVSGGKSHLEQQLGEQEWSSSLRQDTDLTLTEKKQEITEEHRIRHREEDPVCGRMTSQSSDHSECCTLELNTQAYERTGSILTAPCVKSELGHNLVNSSPSHLFKIQINKEEVDSLPNMASSQIKAEPNGVDYRVTEKLTESFSELNSDSVNNANGSGVEGWSASQSEAQEAEETQETDDGQRSYCCPECGKSFSHAYDLKLHVQIHMEKPYCCTECGKCFNHAGHFKVHQRIHTGEKPYSCPQCGKRFKQIGHVNAHLRIHTGEKPYICNVCGKRFIGSDTLKVHCRIHTGERPYCCIPCGKAYNRRTHLNDHLRTPSHLKKVQDL
- the LOC118220248 gene encoding zinc finger protein 2-like isoform X2, which codes for MTKLELLRAFLTERLMVAVQEILEVVRDTVSEYQDETAQTKRENERLQWKLREVGLEPERIWHSAQPAALPVSGGKSHLEQQLGEQEWSSSLRQDTDLTLTEKKQEITEEHRIRHREEDPVCGRMTSQSSDHSECCTLELNTQAYERTGSILTAPCVKSELGHNLVNSSPSHLFKIQINKEEVDSLPNMASSQIKAEPNGVDYRVTEKLTESFSELNSDSVNNANGSGVEGWSASQSEAQEAEETQETDDGQRSYCCPECGKSFSHAYDLKLHVQIHMEKPYCCTECGKCFNHAGHFKVHQRIHTGEKPYSCPQCGKRFKQIGHVNAHLRIHTGEKPYICNVCGKRFIGSDTLKVHCRIHTGERPYCCIPCGKAYNRRTHLNDHLRTPSHLKKVQDL